A DNA window from Daucus carota subsp. sativus chromosome 3, DH1 v3.0, whole genome shotgun sequence contains the following coding sequences:
- the LOC108211667 gene encoding protein POLLENLESS 3-LIKE 2: MQEMWNAPPGFRPTKSAPCSPAKPLGVSRTRSESFHVAHKVPVGDSPYVRAKNVQLVDKDPERAIPLFWAAINSGDRVDSALKDMAIVMKQQNRSEEAIEAIKSLRIRCSDQSQESLDNILLDLYKRCGRLDDQIALLRRKLFLIQQGMAFNGKRTKTARSQGKKFQVSVEQEATRLLGNLGWALMQQNNYTEAEDAYRRALAIAADSNKMCNLGICLMKQGRITEAKETLRRVKPPAVADGQRGVDSHLKAYERAQQMLRDLESEMMNKGGDRIEQSKLFNAFLGSSAIWQPQPCRELNAAPNPSVTPARRLQDDFADENVNSNNIPNQPNPQGPGKPTVPFGNSLNIAAQPFFSSKFVAPQPPADNQSMTDRLKRTRSANAAGTAADADGAANLNLTVGNKFGQSWKPPLMETKSQPNSPKGDKWKELALPDNKDFEDAILAAVLGSLTDEPKSKLVVKNGEGEVGKVQLKVEKKRLKVFQQIAPSLSPRT; encoded by the exons ATGCAAGAAATGTGGAATGCTCCTCCTGGTTTTAGGCCCACCAAATCCGCCCCTTGCTCGCCTGCTAAGCCTCTCGGGGTCTCGAGAACTCGTTCCGAGTCATTTCATGTTGCTCATAAGGTTCCTGTTGGTGATTCCCCTTATGTCAGGGCCAAAAATGTTCAG CTGGTGGATAAGGATCCCGAGAGAGCCATCCCTTTGTTTTGGGCAGCAATTAATTCAGGAGATAGAGTGGATAGTGCTTTGAAGGATATGGCTATTGTTATGAAACAGCAGAATCGATCAGAGGAAGCGATTGAGGCCATTAAGTCCTTGAGGATCCGATGTTCTGATCAATCTCAGGAGTCTCTTGATAATATCCTTCTGGACCTTTACAAG AGATGTGGGAGATTGGATGACCAAATTGCGCTGTTGAGGCGCAAATTGTTCTTGATTCAGCAAGGAATGGCTTTTAATGGAAAGCGAACAAAGACAGCTCGCTCTCAAGGCAAGAAATTTCAAGTCTCTGTGGAGCAAGAGGCCACTAGATTGCTG GGTAATTTGGGATGGGCACTTATGCAACAGAACAACTACACTGAAGCGGAGGATGCTTACAGAAGGGCACTGGCGATTGCAGCAGACAGTAACAAGATGTGCAATTTGGGGATTTGTTTGATGAAACAGGGCAGGATTACTGAGGCTAAAGAGACTCTGAGGAGAGTTAAGCCGCCAGCGGTAGCTGATGGGCAAAGAGGTGTTGATTCGCACCTGAAAGCCTACGAGAGAGCTCAACAGATGCTCCGTGACCTTGAGTCAGAAATGATGAACAAGGGTGGTGACAGGATAGAACAGTCTAAGCTGTTTAATGCATTTTTGGGCTCTTCTGCTATTTGGCAGCCTCAGCCTTGTAGAGAACTCAATGCTGCTCCAAATCCATCGGTTACCCCTGCTAGACGGCTCCAAGATGATTTTGCTGATGAGAATGTGAATTCAAACAACATACCTAATCAGCCAAATCCGCAAGGGCCAGGCAAACCAACTGTTCCTTTCGGGAATTCACTTAACATCGCGGCACAACCATTCTTTTCATCCAAATTTGTGGCCCCCCAGCCGCCTGCTGATAACCAGTCAATGACAGACCGGCTTAAGAGAACAAGGTCAGCTAATGCTGCTGGTACAGCAGCGGATGCTGATGGTGCAGCTAATTTGAACTTGACTGTAGGTAACAAGTTCGGTCAATCTTGGAAGCCTCCATTGATGGAGACTAAAAGTCAGCCCAATTCTCCAAAAGGCGACAAGTGGAAAGAGCTGGCCTTACCTGATAACAAGGATTTTGAGGACGCAATTCTTGCTGCTGTTTTGGGTTCTTTAACTGATGAACCGAAGAGCAAACTTGTGGTGAAAAATGGAGAGGGTGAAGTGGGAAAAGTGCAGCTGAAGGTTGAAAAGAAGAGGCTCAAGGTGTTTCAACAAATTGCTCCATCTTTAAGCCCAAGGACCtga
- the LOC108210881 gene encoding rac-like GTP-binding protein RHO1, protein MSASRFIKCVTVGDGAVGKTCLLISYTSNTFPTDYVPTVFDNFSANVVVNGATVNLGLWDTAGQEDYNRLRPLSYRGADVFILAFSLISKASYENVSKKWIPELKHYAPGVPIVLVGTKLDLRDDKQYFADHPGSVPITEAQGEELMKMIGAPSYIECSSKTQQNVKGVFDAAIKVVLQPPKAKKKKGKGACSIL, encoded by the exons ATGAGTGCTTCAAGGTTCATCAAATGCGTTACGGTTGGCGATGGTGCGGTGGGCAAAACATGCTTGTTGATTTCTTACACCAGCAATACCTTTCCCACT GATTATGTCCCGACCGTGTTTGACAATTTCAGTGCAAATGTGGTTGTCAATGGGGCCACTGTTAACCTGGGCTTGTGGGACACTGCTG GACAGGAGGATTACAATAGGTTACGACCTTTGAGTTATCGTGGGGCAGACGTGTTCATCTTGGCATTCTCTCTCATTAGCAAGGCTAGCTATGAAAATGTTTCCAAGAAG TGGATCCCTGAGTTGAAACATTATGCTCCAGGCGTTCCAATAGTACTTGTTGGAACAAAGCTTG ATCTGCGTGACGATAAGCAATATTTTGCTGACCATCCTGGTTCCGTGCCCATTACTGAAGCTCAG GGAGAGGAGTTGATGAAGATGATAGGAGCACCTTCTTACATCGAATGTAGTTCTAAAACACAGCAG AATGTAAAGGGGGTTTTCGATGCTGCCATTAAAGTTGTGCTCCAGCCTCCCAAGGCAAAGAAAAAGAAGGGAAAGGGAGCTTGCTCTATATTGTGA
- the LOC108214274 gene encoding SUMO-conjugating enzyme UBC9, with the protein MASRRILKELKDLQRDPPTSCSAGPVAHDMFHWQATIIGPNDSPYSGGVFQVTIHFPPDYPFKPPKVAFRTKVFHPNINNNGNICLDILKDQWSPALTISKVLLSICSLLTDPNPDDPLVPEIAHMYKTDKNKYESMGRSWTQKYAMF; encoded by the exons ATGGCATCAAGAAGGATTCTCAAAGAGCTCAAGGACTTGCAACGAGATCCCCCAACCTCATGCAGTGCAG GACCTGTAGCACATGATATGTTCCACTGGCAGGCAACCATAATTGGTCCAAATGATAGCCCCTATTCTGGTGGTGTTTTCCAAGTCACCATTCATTTCCCACCTGACTATCCTTTTAAACCTCCCAAG GTTGCCTTCAGGACCAAAGTTTTCCACCCGAATATAAACAACAATGGCAACATCTGTTTGGATATACTCAAAGATCAATGGAGTCCTGCACTTACCATATCAAAG GTTCTACTATCAATCTGCTCACTGCTCACTGATCCTAATCCTGACGATCCTCTAGTTCCAGAAATAGCTCACATGTACAAGACAGACAAGAACAAGTATGAATCCATGGGTCGCAGTTGGACTCAGAAATATGCAATGTTCTGA